The stretch of DNA TCGGTAACGATCCGAGCTTGCGGGATATCCTGCGTATGGCTCGACCGACACCGAAGGACAACGCCCACCGGGCGATGTTCGGTTGGTTGACTGATAAGAGCATCGACAAGTGGGCACCCGCCACGGAAGCCGACCTGCCGGTGGAAGTTCAGTCGCTGATCGCGTACCGCAACTCGGAAAGCGAAGAAGCACAGACCTTGATCGCTGGTGGACTCGACAACGTCCGTTGGGACTTGTTGTCCGATGCCGCCAGGGGACCGAAGGTTTGGGCTGCACTGGCTCGCAAGATGGGTCCGCAGGCACTGCGTATGAACTTGAACACTTTGCTGCGACACGATGTGCTCGCCACAAGTGCGATGGTAAATTACGTCGCTGACCGGATCGCTGACGAGTCGGAGATTCGCCGATCGAAGCAGTTCCCGTACCAGTACTTTGCTGCGTACTTGAACGCAGACGACAATGTTCCGCAGAAGATCAAGTCGGCTCTGCATAAGGCCGCCGAGATCGCCTGTGGAAACGTACCGGAATTGCCGGGACCGGTGGTGATTGGTCTGGATACGTCTGGATCGATGAGCTGTGCAGTCACAGGCAACCGTGGACGAGGTGCAACTTCGAAGATGCGCTGCATCGACGTGGCCGCACTGTTCGCCGCAGCAATCCTTAGACGTAACCCGGACAGCGTTGTGATTCCGTTCGATACGTCGGCCTACGATGCGAAGATCGATCCGCACGATTCGATCCTGAGCATCGCTGAGCGGTTGGCAAAGTACGGCGGTGGCGGAACCGATTGTTCGCTGCCGCTGGTCGCTGCCAACCAGAAGTATGCGAAGCGCAAGTTCGCTGGCGTCGTTCTCGTCAGCGACAACGAGAGCTGGGTCGGAACAGGACGGCACGGTTCAACAGGTGTGATGACGGCTTGGGAAGCCTTCGTTTCCAACCAGCGCAAACTGGCAGGTAAACAAGCGACTCCGAAGCTGGTCAACATCGATCTGCAGCCGTACCAGACGGTTCAGGCGTGCGAACGAGCGGACATTATGAACATCGGTGGCTTCAGTGACTCCGTCTTCAACGTGATCAGCACGTTCCTCGCCAATGACAACCAGCGATTCGTCGCAGAAGTCGAAGCGATCGAACTGTAAACGCGAATTGGACTCCGGTCCATTTGCTGTATACTCAAGCGAACACCCGCGGGTCGCAATTCCGGCTCGCGGGTGTTCTCATTTGTTGAATAAAACACAGCAGAGAACCACTTAATGGAAGACTCAGCGGATCCAAACATCAAACAAGTCATCGTTATGCGACATGACCTAAAGATTCGCCGTGGAGAGTAGAACGCTCAAAGCACGCGTACTTCGCTGGCATATCCCACACGTCGGCTCGAGAATTCCAGCTCGATAAGCTTGGATGAATTCTCACCTATCATTAAGTATGGATTGGCGGATCGTTGGCAAAAGTCTGCCTTCGCAGTCGTAGCGATGAAGAGTTCGATCACGTGAGCGCTGGTGCTTCTTCCCAGTGAGAGCGTTAGTTTTGTAGCCACAAGGCTGATGTTTTTGGTGAGATCCGTGCATAGGATGAACCGGCTAATACAGATCGCTGATTGTTGCCGCGAGGCTGGCTGGCCTCTGTGGATGTTCTCGATAAGGGAAGTGGCATGACCGCAGAACAAATCGTGGCACAACTCCGGAAGCTGGGGAGCGAAGGGACGGCAAAGGTTCTTCGCAATCATGGTGCTCATGATCCTTGCCTTGGGGTCAAAATCGGCGACATGAAGCCCCTGCAGAAGCAGATCAAAAAGAACTATGCGCTATCGCTGGAGCTCTATGACACGGGCATTTACGACGCCATGTATCTCGCCGGATTGATTGCAGAGCCAGAACTGATGACAAAGAAGGATCTGACAGGCTGGGTGAAGACAGCGTCCAAGCCGATCGCCAGTTATGTCGTCGGCCCGACTGCGGCTGGCAGTCCAGCGGGTTGGAACATCGCGCTGGCCTGGATCAAGTCCAGGAAGGAAATTGAGAATATCGCCGGTTGGGCCACTCTTTCTGCGATGGCCAGTATTTACTCTGACGAGAAACTTGACCTCGCTGAGTATCAACGATTACTGGCCGAGGTCGAGAGCACAATCCATGCGGCGAAGGATGCCGTACGCTACCAGATGAACTCATTTGTCATCTCAGTGGGAAGTTATCTCTGCCCCTTAACCGACGTGGCGATCGAAACCGGAAATCGAATCGGTCGGTTGAAAGTCGATGTGGGCGACACCAACTGCAATGTCCCGTTTGCGCCCGAGTACATTGAAAAAGTGAAGGCTCGCGGCAACCTTGGAAAAAAGCGCAAGTCTGCCATGTGTTGATGACCCAGCACGTTTTGTGTGAGTTACTTATCGAGATCACAAAGCTGCCTCGTCCCCGGCATTCCGGAAGCTCAATTTTCCGCACGCAAGTCCACCAAGGGCGTGGTGCAACCTCTTGCGGGATCTGCATACGCTGCTCTCACAGTTGGGGCGGGAACAACAGCGATCGAATGGGAATCACTTCGACTCGAAACTGCCCTGAGGGATAACAGCCCAGATCACCTGCGGCGGCCGCTTTGGGCGGCCGTCAAGTGCAGCGGCTGGTTCGTCATGCGTTTGTCTCACAACCAGCAACACTCACCGGTGGCCGGGGTCAATTGCTCGGCAACTCGAAGTTGACCCCCGGCAGTACGACGTACACGTCGCCGGCGGTGAGAGCGGACGCCTTCTTGAAGCCGGGCTTGAGTTTGATCGTAGATCCCTTCTTGAACTGGTCGCCCTGCCGGTACTGGTTGCCTTGAAGGAAGATGCCGTTGCTCGGATGAGCTACCAGTTCGATGGCCACCGTGCCATCGCCGACGAACAACTTCTGACCTTCAACGGACCCGTCATTCGACTCCAGTTCGACTGTGAAGCCGCTCTTTCGTTCAACGTAACTGAGCGTAATGTCCTGGTCCGGCAAGCGCACCTGAACCACTCTGCCGTCGATCGAATCCGCCGAGGCGGGCGGAACGGCTGCGAGTGAGACACCAGCGAACACCACCGCGAAAAATAAACGCATGAGTACTCTCCATTGCGCCCGGGCGACCAGTGCCGTGCCACCAGAAACGCCCACTATTGCAGAACGACCAATATCAGCCGATTGCCGCGACCAACTTTGAAATGTGCATGCAGCTCATTGGCAATTCGGCTGCATCTTTTTGTTCGTTTTGCGTTGTTCTTGTAATGCGATTCAGTCTTCAACGGCGGTGACGACACCCAACACATTGGTGCGGTCCGCCCAGCCATTGATCTTGCCGATGTTATTCCCAATTAAGAAGCGATCATCTGAAATATCTCTCACGATGTGAAGGATGTAGTTTCCTTTCCATCGAATAAACACCACGTCGTCAATTTTCACTGCGTCTGCCGAGATCGGGGAAATCGTCACCAATTGACCACTCTCGATTCGGCCTCGCATCGAACCGCCCACAGGTCGAACCTGTGCCGCCCCTCCAGCTTGCAAGTTATTGATTGCGTCTTTCACCCAACTCACAGGATCTCACGATCAACCAAATGCGAACAAGTATTTGACCTCCGAAGTGCGGTAGAATTTTACCGCACTTCGAAGGTGTCGTATGGACGTGTCGAAATTGAATTGTCAAAGTGCAAATCGAACCGTGACGGAGCGATGACCGGATTTCCTTGCTTCGCTGCACAAGGCTCCTGTGCTCTACCGCAGTCCTCTGTTATCTTGCAGTTTTCACAATCGCGACTTGACCCGTCGCTAGTCACATCCACAACTCGCTCTGGTGGAGAACCGGTGATGAAGATCGCTAATAAGAAACTCCTGCGCGTTAAATTCGACACGGCCTGGACTGAGAAGAAAGTGGACAAGGCCTTCTATGAGGTCAGGGGCAAGTCCTCCGATGGGAAGACACGCGACATCAAGGTCGCTCCCGACAGTACCGTAATGGAAGTTGCCTGATGTTGGCTGGAGAGATAACTGGAGAGACAAACGCTCATCGCGTCTGCATCGTCCTTTGGCGAGTTTTTTTCATGCTGCTCTTCGCTGTGTGGTGGGGAGGCCTTACGTTCTACGCCCTCATTGTTGTTCCCATCGGGACTGATCAGATCGGCAGCGTTGAGCAGGGGTTTATCACCCAGCAAGTCACGCGCTGGCACAACGCAATTGTGACATTAATGACAATCGTGGTCTTGATCGAGGCGAGTGTGAGGAGGCGACTTGCGTGGTGGAGCGCTGGAATAGCACTGGCCGTCGTCACGGCATT from Planctopirus ephydatiae encodes:
- a CDS encoding DNA alkylation repair protein: MTAEQIVAQLRKLGSEGTAKVLRNHGAHDPCLGVKIGDMKPLQKQIKKNYALSLELYDTGIYDAMYLAGLIAEPELMTKKDLTGWVKTASKPIASYVVGPTAAGSPAGWNIALAWIKSRKEIENIAGWATLSAMASIYSDEKLDLAEYQRLLAEVESTIHAAKDAVRYQMNSFVISVGSYLCPLTDVAIETGNRIGRLKVDVGDTNCNVPFAPEYIEKVKARGNLGKKRKSAMC
- a CDS encoding TROVE domain-containing protein; amino-acid sequence: MVNMSLFASLLGRLPKANAVNEAGGLAYQLEPKHALAQVAATGTFNNAFYRTAETQLDEVLKLIDTVDDNQYLAKLALYAREKAFMKDMPAALLVALSVRDTELMHRVFDRVVDNGRVLRTVFQMIRSGQFKNKAGKSRVGLSSSVQRAFQRWLNTASVGKLLSASIGNDPSLRDILRMARPTPKDNAHRAMFGWLTDKSIDKWAPATEADLPVEVQSLIAYRNSESEEAQTLIAGGLDNVRWDLLSDAARGPKVWAALARKMGPQALRMNLNTLLRHDVLATSAMVNYVADRIADESEIRRSKQFPYQYFAAYLNADDNVPQKIKSALHKAAEIACGNVPELPGPVVIGLDTSGSMSCAVTGNRGRGATSKMRCIDVAALFAAAILRRNPDSVVIPFDTSAYDAKIDPHDSILSIAERLAKYGGGGTDCSLPLVAANQKYAKRKFAGVVLVSDNESWVGTGRHGSTGVMTAWEAFVSNQRKLAGKQATPKLVNIDLQPYQTVQACERADIMNIGGFSDSVFNVISTFLANDNQRFVAEVEAIEL